In Candidatus Omnitrophota bacterium, a single genomic region encodes these proteins:
- a CDS encoding formylmethanofuran dehydrogenase produces the protein MLAGGDLTGILKKAGEIHGHYCSHVALGVRAVHAAYRELGITESTGMEEILAVVECNNCFVDGIQAASGCTLGNNALIYKDLGKTAVTFVDRRKNRAVRVAAKYDRDKMDKDPKSAEAMRLFDKAVKRREQLTPGESERMKRLWTDLSFAILEKPEKEVLKVEEATPQAMEYAPIFESVTCSVCGENVMETRIRIKENQPVCLACSGDSYWIVAGRGIHPVAKRILNDEK, from the coding sequence ATGCTGGCCGGAGGTGATCTGACCGGTATTCTGAAAAAGGCCGGTGAGATACACGGCCATTATTGTTCCCATGTGGCACTGGGGGTAAGAGCCGTACATGCCGCTTACAGGGAACTGGGGATAACCGAAAGCACGGGTATGGAAGAAATACTTGCCGTGGTCGAGTGTAATAACTGTTTTGTTGACGGGATACAGGCGGCGAGCGGGTGCACTTTGGGAAATAATGCGCTTATATACAAGGACCTGGGCAAGACGGCAGTTACTTTCGTGGATCGCAGGAAAAATAGAGCAGTAAGGGTTGCCGCGAAGTATGACCGGGATAAGATGGATAAGGATCCGAAAAGCGCCGAGGCGATGAGATTGTTCGATAAAGCGGTAAAGCGCAGAGAGCAGCTCACTCCCGGGGAAAGTGAGCGCATGAAGAGGTTGTGGACGGATCTTTCCTTCGCGATACTGGAAAAACCCGAAAAAGAGGTTCTCAAGGTGGAAGAAGCGACCCCTCAGGCAATGGAGTATGCCCCTATTTTTGAATCGGTGACCTGTTCCGTCTGCGGCGAGAATGTCATGGAAACGCGAATAAGGATTAAAGAGAATCAACCCGTTTGTCTGGCCTGTTCCGGCGACAGTTACTGGATAGTGGCCGGCAGAGGGATCCACCCGGTAGCCAAGAGGATACTGAATGATGAAAAATAG
- a CDS encoding ABC transporter substrate-binding protein — MMKNRIFAGSLLIFLLILPRSVFAITDLAGREVHPSGKVERVVSPFMMYTRIIIALGATDKLVGISHTCILPEEESPFGHELLEIPDVGNFGENIELIASLRPDVIFSLPQDIRVFEEKTDAVVIGASYPQEVPMQVMFSRQIRLIGKVLRKEDEAEDLNGFINKTLALVTDITANIPESERPKVYFAWTSWTGDITNTVVDFDPIELAGGINVAKDCRNFAKGQRGILVSREHIIKWNPDIIFLSRYASNEWEKSKFGDKEAPVTIEEVLEDPLLQDVNAVKTGRVYYTTAFCNWWPHQRAIAQVFQMAKIFHPDKFSELDVRKEGDRVFKRFYGGDFLYTELVEELDLYTGE; from the coding sequence ATGATGAAAAATAGAATATTTGCGGGTTCATTACTGATCTTTTTACTGATCCTGCCCCGTTCGGTTTTCGCGATTACGGACCTGGCGGGAAGGGAAGTGCACCCCAGCGGTAAAGTCGAACGCGTGGTAAGCCCGTTCATGATGTATACCAGAATAATCATAGCTCTGGGAGCCACGGACAAGCTGGTGGGGATATCCCATACCTGTATTCTGCCCGAGGAAGAAAGCCCTTTCGGGCACGAGCTTCTTGAGATCCCCGATGTGGGTAACTTCGGTGAGAACATAGAGCTTATTGCTTCACTCCGGCCGGATGTTATTTTTTCGCTGCCGCAGGATATACGCGTCTTTGAGGAGAAAACGGACGCTGTGGTCATTGGAGCATCATATCCTCAAGAAGTGCCGATGCAGGTGATGTTCTCAAGACAGATCAGGCTAATAGGGAAAGTTCTGCGTAAGGAGGATGAAGCTGAGGATCTTAACGGATTCATCAACAAAACCCTGGCTTTAGTTACGGATATTACCGCAAATATACCCGAAAGCGAAAGACCGAAGGTATATTTCGCATGGACGAGCTGGACAGGCGATATAACCAATACCGTAGTTGATTTCGATCCGATTGAACTTGCCGGCGGGATAAATGTCGCTAAGGACTGCAGGAATTTCGCCAAAGGCCAGAGGGGGATACTTGTTTCAAGAGAGCATATAATCAAGTGGAACCCGGATATAATATTTTTATCCAGGTATGCCTCGAATGAATGGGAGAAAAGCAAATTCGGCGACAAGGAAGCTCCGGTGACCATCGAAGAAGTTCTCGAGGACCCACTTTTGCAGGATGTTAATGCGGTCAAGACCGGACGGGTGTATTATACGACCGCTTTTTGTAACTGGTGGCCTCATCAGCGGGCCATAGCACAGGTCTTTCAGATGGCCAAGATATTTCATCCGGACAAATTCAGTGAACTTGATGTAAGAAAAGAAGGCGATCGGGTCTTTAAAAGGTTCTACGGGGGAGACTTTTTATACACTGAACTGGTCGAGGAACTGGATCTATATACAGGGGAATGA
- a CDS encoding iron chelate uptake ABC transporter family permease subunit — MKVKVSFPPASEYRKLMARKLFFILGFVCLIIILSGIAVTVGPMEFSSKEAFKAVLERFFPSRFSVSGVSGSVIWMIRLPRIITALLAGFGLAIAGVQMQAILRNPLASPFTLGISAGGGFGASLAILMGVGFAGGEYFLIGNAFLFSLIPALLIFFLSRFKKATAGMMILAGISLAYIFSAGSTLISYFAQAEDLKALSLWMMGDVGKTTWADLGPMAAVMLTSSVFLLLASRTLNIMNAGDETAKSLGVNVERVRISIVVLSSLVTSSVICFTGMIGFVGLVAPHITRMFIGSDNRFLVPASGLFGAAFLLGADIVSMTVIEPSVLPVGLVTALLGGPLFFLLIIGRKGREYW; from the coding sequence ATGAAGGTGAAAGTATCTTTTCCGCCGGCATCTGAATACAGGAAACTCATGGCCAGGAAGCTGTTCTTTATCCTTGGCTTTGTCTGCCTGATCATAATCTTGAGCGGTATCGCGGTTACCGTGGGACCTATGGAATTTTCCTCAAAGGAAGCGTTCAAGGCGGTTCTGGAACGGTTTTTCCCTTCAAGGTTCAGTGTTAGCGGGGTATCCGGTTCGGTCATATGGATGATACGTCTGCCCAGGATAATCACGGCGCTATTGGCCGGGTTCGGTCTTGCCATCGCGGGCGTCCAGATGCAGGCTATACTCCGCAATCCCCTTGCAAGCCCTTTCACTCTGGGGATATCCGCCGGAGGCGGTTTCGGGGCGAGTCTGGCGATCCTTATGGGGGTGGGGTTTGCCGGAGGGGAATATTTTCTGATAGGGAATGCTTTCCTTTTTTCGCTAATTCCGGCGTTATTGATCTTTTTTCTGAGTAGGTTCAAGAAAGCCACTGCCGGTATGATGATCCTGGCGGGAATCTCTCTTGCTTATATTTTTTCGGCGGGCAGTACTCTAATAAGTTATTTCGCGCAGGCCGAGGATCTAAAAGCCCTTTCTCTGTGGATGATGGGCGACGTGGGTAAGACGACCTGGGCCGATCTGGGTCCGATGGCGGCGGTTATGCTAACATCTTCGGTGTTTCTTCTTTTGGCCTCACGAACGTTGAACATAATGAACGCGGGGGATGAAACCGCTAAGAGCCTAGGGGTGAATGTTGAAAGGGTGAGGATATCCATAGTCGTGTTATCGTCACTTGTAACTTCCAGTGTGATCTGTTTTACCGGCATGATAGGGTTTGTGGGCTTGGTCGCCCCGCACATTACGCGCATGTTCATCGGTTCTGATAACAGGTTCCTGGTCCCCGCGTCCGGTCTTTTCGGGGCGGCTTTCCTTCTGGGAGCCGATATAGTATCGATGACGGTGATCGAGCCTTCCGTTCTGCCGGTGGGTCTGGTGACCGCGCTTTTGGGGGGTCCATTGTTCTTTCTGCTGATAATCGGCAGGAAAGGGAGAGAATACTGGTGA
- a CDS encoding ATP-binding cassette domain-containing protein gives MNFRVKNIEFSYPGVSVLKDVSIELAPGQILAIVGRNGAGKTTLIKCMNRILEPVKGKVYLDGMDMGKMHLKEIARSLAYLSQSSGYTFPITVFDAVLSGRYPHRAWFNEAKDQDKIIEVLKLMDLEDLSMRYFNELSGGQQQRVLIARAVAQEASIMLLDEPTGGLDIKHQLEVMNTVRSLAGEREVSVIMSIHDLNLASRYADRVVLLERGSVFAAGSPAEVLTEDNIAEAYGVRVHVEYLAGKPHIIPMHPVSAANNTELLNMTF, from the coding sequence GTGAATTTCAGGGTAAAGAATATTGAATTTTCATATCCCGGGGTTTCTGTCCTGAAGGATGTGAGCATTGAACTTGCTCCGGGACAGATACTGGCCATTGTGGGCAGGAACGGTGCGGGCAAGACCACGCTGATAAAATGCATGAACAGAATACTCGAACCGGTGAAGGGGAAGGTATATCTGGACGGAATGGATATGGGGAAGATGCATCTCAAGGAGATAGCCAGGTCATTGGCGTATCTTTCCCAGAGTTCGGGCTATACGTTCCCTATTACGGTGTTCGATGCGGTACTTTCGGGACGATATCCTCATCGCGCCTGGTTCAATGAAGCTAAAGACCAGGACAAGATTATCGAGGTTCTGAAATTGATGGATCTTGAGGACCTGTCGATGAGGTATTTCAATGAATTAAGCGGAGGCCAGCAGCAGCGGGTACTTATCGCCAGAGCCGTGGCCCAGGAAGCTTCGATCATGCTCCTAGACGAACCTACGGGAGGGCTGGACATAAAGCACCAGCTGGAGGTCATGAACACCGTGAGATCCCTGGCCGGAGAAAGGGAAGTATCCGTTATAATGAGCATTCATGATCTTAACCTGGCCTCTCGTTACGCTGACCGGGTGGTATTGCTTGAAAGAGGTTCGGTCTTTGCCGCAGGAAGCCCGGCGGAAGTGTTGACCGAGGATAATATCGCCGAAGCTTATGGCGTGCGTGTTCATGTGGAATATCTTGCGGGAAAGCCTCATATTATCCCGATGCATCCTGTTTCGGCCGCAAATAATACCGAGTTGCTAAACATGACGTTCTGA
- a CDS encoding TrpB-like pyridoxal phosphate-dependent enzyme — protein sequence MRKRKIYLDEKDIPRQWYNIMADFSNKPKPPVGPDGQPLTPDKLAPVFPMNLIEQEASLERWIDIPEEILEILYRWRPSPLRRAYYLEEYLETPARIYYKDESLSPPGSHKPNTAVAQAWYNKQFGIKKLTTETGAGQWGSALSFACKIVGLECKIYMVRISFDQKPMRKTMMRVWGGNCVASPSNETEFGRKVLKETPDTPGSLGIAISEAIEEAVSDKAGKTRYSLGSVLNHVMLHQTIIGLETKKQLKMVGEELPDIVIGCAGGGSNFAGLAFPFLYDKINGAEITVIPTEPTACPTLTKGPFAYDHGDTACMTPLLAMYTLGHGFVPPPIHAGGLRYHGMAPLVSHAVNEGLLEPRSFDQVKCYESALVWARTEGVVCAPETSHAVACAIDEAKKAKEEGREKVILMNFSGHGLMDLAGYKKFLDGELSEYYLPDEEIQKSLESLKGLPKIT from the coding sequence ATGCGTAAGAGGAAGATCTATCTCGATGAAAAAGATATACCCCGCCAATGGTACAATATCATGGCCGATTTCTCGAACAAGCCGAAACCACCCGTTGGGCCGGACGGGCAACCATTGACCCCGGACAAGTTGGCGCCTGTTTTCCCAATGAACCTGATAGAACAGGAAGCCAGTCTAGAGAGATGGATCGATATTCCCGAAGAGATTTTGGAAATACTTTACAGGTGGCGCCCCAGTCCGCTTAGGAGAGCTTATTATCTCGAAGAATACCTTGAGACACCTGCGCGTATTTACTACAAGGACGAGAGCCTGAGCCCTCCGGGCAGCCATAAACCCAATACCGCCGTGGCGCAGGCCTGGTACAACAAGCAGTTCGGCATCAAAAAGCTTACCACCGAGACCGGCGCCGGCCAGTGGGGAAGTGCGCTGTCCTTTGCCTGTAAGATCGTGGGGCTGGAGTGCAAGATCTACATGGTGAGGATAAGTTTCGACCAGAAACCCATGCGAAAGACCATGATGAGGGTCTGGGGGGGTAATTGCGTGGCAAGTCCAAGTAATGAAACGGAGTTCGGAAGGAAGGTTCTAAAAGAGACACCCGATACCCCGGGCAGCCTTGGTATAGCTATAAGCGAGGCGATAGAAGAAGCGGTGAGCGATAAGGCCGGCAAGACCCGGTATTCTCTGGGAAGCGTGCTCAACCATGTAATGCTCCATCAGACCATTATAGGACTTGAGACCAAAAAGCAGCTTAAGATGGTAGGGGAAGAACTGCCCGATATAGTCATAGGCTGTGCCGGCGGCGGCAGCAATTTCGCGGGGCTGGCGTTCCCGTTTTTGTATGACAAGATTAACGGGGCGGAGATCACCGTGATACCTACCGAACCTACGGCTTGTCCCACGCTGACCAAGGGCCCTTTCGCCTACGATCACGGGGATACCGCCTGCATGACGCCTCTTTTGGCAATGTATACTCTGGGACACGGTTTCGTGCCGCCTCCCATACACGCCGGGGGGCTGAGGTATCACGGGATGGCGCCTCTTGTAAGCCATGCGGTAAACGAAGGTTTGCTTGAACCCAGGTCCTTTGATCAGGTCAAGTGTTATGAATCTGCCCTCGTCTGGGCCAGGACAGAAGGCGTGGTATGTGCGCCCGAGACCAGTCATGCTGTTGCATGCGCTATTGACGAGGCTAAAAAAGCGAAAGAAGAAGGCAGGGAAAAGGTAATACTCATGAATTTCAGCGGGCATGGTCTTATGGATCTTGCCGGTTACAAAAAATTCCTGGATGGTGAGTTGTCCGAATATTACCTGCCCGATGAGGAGATCCAGAAATCGCTTGAAAGTCTCAAGGGTCTTCCTAAGATCACGTGA